From the genome of Bartonella sp. M0283:
CAGCCCCAGCGATTTACCAACAGTTTTAAAAAGAAGTTTAAATCCGGTCTTGCCCGTTACTGTTTTCATCGGAAAGCCGCCGCTATTTTTCCGGAGACTTCAAGCGGTACCCCATACCGCGGATGGTTTCTATGACATCAACTCCCAATTTCTTACGCAACCGTCCGATGAATACCTCTATAGTATTGGAATCTCTGTCAAAATCCTGATCGTAAAGATGCTCGGTCAAATCGGTTCGTGAAATAATCTCCCCCTGATGATGCATGAGATAGGATAGAAGGGCAAATTCGAGCGAAGTCAACTTGATCTGATTGTCATCGACTGTCACACGCGATGTCTTGGTATCAAGCACCACGGGGCCACAAACAAGTTCACTCGAAGCATGCCCTGAAGCGCGTCTGATCAAAGCACGCAGACGTGCCAAAACTTCTTCCATGTGAAAAGGTTTTGTTACGTAATCATCGGCACCCGCATCGATACCGGCAACTTTGTCTGACCAACGGTCACGGGCTGTCAAAATCAAAACCGGCATTGACCGTGAATTCTCGCGCCAATGTTCAACGATACTGATACCATCCATTTTCGGCAAACCGATATCCAGAACAACAGCATCGTAAGATTCTGTATCGCCGAGAAAATAGCCCTCTTCCCCGTCATAAGCATGGTCCACGACATAGCCCGCACTGTTGAGCGCTGCAACGAGCTGGCGGTTGAGTTCCCGATCATCCTCTACCACGAGAATTCGCATGGATTATTTTCCGGCTTATTTCTAATTAGCGGGAACAGCAACTTCAACGCGACGCGGCTTTTCACCATCCCGAGCAGGTATCAACACAATGACAACGCATGTATTGCCATTTTGTGTATCAAGTGTGGCACGAGCCAAAGTTCCGCCCTGCTCGGTTGCAACGCGTTTTCCCACTTCTGTGCAATCGGTCGCATGGGCTGTTGTTATGCCGGCAAGAGATGTCATAATTAAAAAAAACAGATATTTTTTCATGATAGTGCACTCATACCCTATTTAATCTGAATATAAAATGAACAAACCCGTTATGTATTGTCCGATCTATCCAAAATTCTATGATTCCTTAAAAAACCGCTTTTTGCAAATTACGGCTGTTATTTCTCCTATAATATTAGGAGAAATGCCCATTTTTCAATGTGAGCGCAATGCGTCGGCTTCAATTAAAAAATTGTTTAATTGCGGTCTTAACCTTTCACCGTATTTTAATGCTTAAGAGAGAAAAAACTGTTTCGTTCCTTGGTTCGGATAAGATAATATAACAGCTCAATTTATCGTTGTTTTAACAACGTATTCATTTAAACGGATTGCGTTTCATGTTCGGTTTCAAAAAAAATCATAACAAAAATAAAAGGAAGCGCTTCCGTAGTCCACGCCTCATCGAACTCGACTCATTAATCGATACAGGCTTTTACCGTCTTCGTAGCGGACTTGCGACCTTCTGGGAAAATGCGACAATCATCTCACGTCGCTTTCGTGTACGTGGCTTTAAAAGATTGCTTGTCGAAATTCTCGACGAAGGATTAACTCTCGGTCTCATCGGTTTTGCCATTTTCACATTCATCGGTGTTTCTGTTTTCACATTGACAAAAAAGGACTGGCATTCACCGGAAGATTTTGCCGTCAATTTTCTCGACAGACACGGTAATTACATCGGAAGTCGCGGTTCTTTACATGGTGAACCGGTACCAATTGAAGAAATGCCCGACTTTGTTATCAAAGCCGTTCTTGCAACCGAAGATCGCCGTTTTTTCGAGCATTGGGGAATTGATTTTTACGGTCTTTCACGGGCATTTAGCCAAAATTTACGCGCTCACGGAGTGGTTCAGGGTGGTTCCACGCTTACTCAACAATTAGCCAAGAACCTTTTTTTAAGCAACGAAAGAACGTTCGAGCGCAAGATCAAGGAAGCATATCTTGCTATATGGCTCGAAGCCAATCTTTCCAAGAAGCAAATATTGCAGCTTTATCTTGACCGCGCCTATATGGGCGGTGGCGCTTTCGGCATTGCCGCCGCATCCCGATTTTATTTCGGAAAAGATATTCGTGATGTTTCTCTTGCAGAAGCTGCAATGCTTGCCGGCCTTTTCAAAGCCCCTGGTAAATATGCCCCTCATGTCAATTTGCCAGCTGCGCGCGCACGCGCCAATGTGGTATTATCCAATCTCGTTGACGACGGCTTGATGACTGAAGGTCAAGTTATCGGTGCCAGACGTCACCCTGCCAGTGTTGTAACAGAACTGGATAATAACGAGCCAAACTATTTTCTTGATTGGGCTTTTGACGAGGTGCGCAAACTTGGCAATAAATTGCCCAGCCATAATGTCATTGTGCGTACCACGCTCGATCAAGGCATCCAGAAAGCAACCGAAGAATCAATTGAATATCATCTTCAGCAATATGGTCCGCAATATAAGGCCACCCAGGCAGCAGCTGTTATCTTGGACAATGACGGTTCGGTACGGGCAATTGTTGGCGGGCGTGACTATCAACAAAGTCAATTCAACCGCGCGACCCAAGGTGGAAGACAACCGGGGTCGTCTTTCAAACCTTATGTCTATGCTGTAGCAATGGAACGTGGGCTCACCCCGAAAACAATCATTTCGGATGCGCCGATCAATTGGGGCGGCTGGTCTCCCAAAAACAATTCGGGACGTTATAGCGGCAATGTCGATCTTGCGACTGCTTTGGCTTTTTCGATCAATACAGTGCCTGTTCGTATTACATATCAATATCTTAACCGCGACACCCAGCCGATCCGCGACCTCATTAAAAATATGGGTATCGATGCCAATATTTTTTCCCATAAAACCATGGTGCTGGGCACATCCAACATGACACCAATGGATCAGGCTACCGGTTTTAATGTTTTTGCAAATGGCGGCATGGCAGGCAACCGTCACGGTTTTACACAGGTCATGACCACCGACGGCAGGGTCATATGGGACTGGTCGCGTGATGGTGAAAAACCTCACCGTGTCATGAGTGCCCAATCTGCAGCCTATATGAACCAGATGATGGTGGGCGTGACCACACGTGGCTCGGGAAAACGGGCGCAATTGCCAATGACACTCGTTGCCGGCAAGACAGGAACATCGCAAGCTTATCGTGACGCATGGTTTGTTGGTTTTACCGGAAATTATACAGGCGCTGTGTGGATGGGAAACGATGATTTTTCATCAATGAACCGTGCTTTTGGCGGTGTCGTTCCGGCGATGATGTGGGATCGCATTATGCTCTACGCCCATCAGAATATTACAATCAAACCGCTATTCGGTGTTGAAAATTCAATTCTTTCCAATGCAAAAAAATCTAAAGACGATAATGCAAACGAAAATATTGCTCCTGATCTTCCGCAGGTGCTCTCGCCCGGTTCATCAAAAGTCATTCAATCGCTTATCGACGAGTTTCAAAAAGCTCCGCTTCTGACACCGGCGAGTTCGGCGCATGTTGTTTCATCCTCAACAAGTCAGATACGTTAAGACAGATAAATCGGGAACAGGACAGTCAATTTATGTTTTATCGTATATTTCTCGTCATTTTGAGCCTTGTTATAGCAATTGGCGGAGGAGCATGGAGTGTCAGCTATATTCTTGATACATTTGACGGCTTCGGACGATTAAAAATTGGCCAATGGGAAGCCTATCCGCTTGCTGGAACCGCAGAAGCAGACGCTTATGCCCGCGCCAGAGCTGCCAGACGCGGCGATATTTCTTTAGGGCGAACCGAAGGACTGGTTTTCCAGCTTTGGCGGGATGACCACAATCACCCTCTAAAAAGTCAATGCACGTACCAACTGAAAGGCTTTTTACCTGAAACCAGATTATTTACTCTCTATGCGGCCGATCATGAGCTGCGCGCGCAATGGATTGACGACAAACTTCCTACCGAATTGTCGAGTAGCAATGTCATTTGGAATCCGGACGGGACATTAAGCGTTCTTATTTCCCCGAATGCACAGCCAAGAAACTGGCTGGCGACCCGAGGCAGAAGCGAATATGGATTGATATTGACACTTTATGATACGCCAATTGTTACCTCGACTGCCCTTCAGAAACTGGATATGCCTTCACTGAAGCTTGTTCCAACAGGAGGGCGCGATTGTGACTAAATTGATCTATGCATTGTTGGTCGGAATTGTCGGCGCCATTATCGTGCACATTTGTGTGGTATTGATGGTGCCCCATTTTAGCGAACTCAATATTTGGAAGCGGCTCAACGCTGCCGATAATAAATACAATTTTGCCCCCCTTTCCAAAGATAATCCGATTGTTGTTGCGAGCGATCCTTTGTTCCGTTTGAGGGCATGTCGTTTCAATCTGGATGACGGCCCTGTCCATATTATGGCTGAAGGAACAGCGCCTTTCTGGTCAATGTCGGTTTATGATCGCAACGGAATGAATTTCTACAGTTTGAACAATCATACCATGCCGAACGGAAAACTTGATCTGGTGATCGGCAATCCGGGACAAATCATGGAATTGAAACAGTCAACACCCGTTGATGCGGAAAATTCTGTTCTTGTTGGTGAAGATCTAAGCGAGGGATTTGTTATCCTGCGCAGTTTAAAAATGAAAATGACCAATGTTGACGACGACTTTATCAATCATGTCCATTGTCAGACACTAGACTATTAGGTGTTTTATGCATCCACCGTATTAAAAGGCAATTGTAGAGGATTATAATTTTCGAATTCGACCAACCACAAATCGGCATCAAATTCCAATTCTTTTTCGAGTTTCTCGACAGCAACCGTTTCTTCAACGTCAGCCAGAATTTTAATAAAACACCTCTCGTCGCGATCGGACTCTTCTGTATAAAAGCTTTGCGGCGCCGGTCCATAAAGATCTACGTGGCCATTTGAACCGCGATCAAGAATAAAAATTGTACCCGCTTCATTGGATCCCCGACGTGTAAGATAGGCAAAACCGCCTTCTGCGCGAACCCTTCGCATCAAGGCTGCGGTCCAGAAATCCGATGTCAAACGCATTCACTACTCCGCAAAATTATACAGAATGATTATAAAGCATAATAGTAAAGTCCGGCAGAGAAGAAACAATTAAGCTCGCTCACCGATATCGTTCTACCTTGTAATCATTCTTCTAAGAAAAAGCGACAATCCTTTGATACCCCATATCGAATACTGAACAAGACTTTCGAGTGGCTCGTGAAGCTTACGCAACCGGATAGCATGTTTCAGACTGCAATTATTCTCACCACTCGCGGTTGTTCCTATTAACCTATGAGTCCGATATCCTTCATCTTGTCAATCACTTCCTGATTGATCTTGCCGGTAACTGTCAGACTAAACATTTTTTGAAAATTTCTTAATGCCTCCGCAGTGTTCTCATCTTCGGTACCGGTGACCACAACGTGATCGTCGCCAAAAGCTCTCAAACCAGCCTGAACGCGCATAACATCTGCCGTATTCGGTTTGAAATTATTAGCTACGCTATCGTGTTTTGCTTCGCCATTCGGGACGTTTGTTTGCGGTATCGTCATTCCGGTAACAACATCATTTGCCTTGGGGGCAGACGGAACAGTCATCTTCGGGTCGGAGAGAGACTGGGTCGTGACATGATCAACATTATCATTCTTTGATAATGCTCCGCTAATGAGCGAGGCAATATCGTCATGTTGTTTTTGACTTTCCCCTTGACCGCTAACCGGTTTTGAATTTTGCCGCCATAAAGCTATCGCGTTTCGCGTTTTCGGACCATCCAACCCGTCAAGCGGACCATCATAAAGCCCCATGGCTGCAAGTTTTTTCTGAATATCCAGCAAATTTTCGGGATTATTATCGGGTAAAGTTTTATCCGCATTCGGTGCAATATTTGACTGTATCGATGAAGATGCCGCTATCGCATCAGGAGTTGTATTCGACGATTGCACTGCTTTTTCAGGAGCATTCTGAATTGTCGCATTTGTATTTTGGTTTACGAGAGGTCGTGTCTGGATAAAAACTGTTCGATGGCTCGCACTTTGATAAAACAGCGCGTTGAAAGTAACAAAACAAAATCCGACCACAAATAGAAAAAAACCGCAGGCCATAAGCGGATTCTTCCGAGCGTGACGGAAAATCCACCCGGCAAATAGACGCAGCAAATGACCCAATCCGGCAAGAATAGATAAAAGCAGACTATGCCGTTTTGCGGTTTGGTTTCGTGGTGTTTTTCGTAGTCTTACCATTGTTTCCAAGTTGTGTTTCTGGAGTTAAAATATATGAGTTGTTGGCGGCCGCATCGCTACCAACAATATCGATTTTCGAAGTTTGAATTGAATCCGCAGAATTCTCCTGCATGATCGGCAAAAGCAATCTTACCTTTGTGCCTTTGCCTTTCTCGCTTTCGAAGGTAATCTGACCTTTGGCTCGTTTGACAAGGTCGAATACCATTGCCAGTCCTAGTCCGACACCTTCGATTTTACAGGCAACAGCATCAGACGCGCGCAAAAATGGCAGCCCCAGACGAGCAATATGTTGCTCATCCATTCCGATACCGTCATCTTCAACTGTAATTTCACAATATTCATTGTCGAGAATAGCGATCTTAACGCCGATATGTCCATCATCACGGCTATATTTGATGGCATTGGATATTAAATTGAAACAGATCTGACGGAACGATAACGCATCAAGACAGCAGGCAACCGGTGTCGTAGCTCCCTTGACCGCTATTTTTCTGTGACCATGGAGTGGTAAAGTCAGTTCCAATGTTTCGGTCACTACACTCCCGACAGAGCATATGTCAGAAACAATGTCATCCGTCGATCGGTCACGGTCCTTCAAGGTCTTATTGACAATATCAAGCAGGTGATTGCCGGCTTTTTTTATCATTGCGATATATTCATGCCGCTTGTTATTTTCCTTGTTCTGTCGATCAAGATAATCAAGCAAATCGGCAAAACCCAATATTGCATTCAACGGTGTGCGCATCTCGTGGGCGGCTTGCGTAAAAGGTGAAACCGCGTTCATGCCCAGACTGCCGATCTCCTTGCTATTTGCCTCTATCCTGAGTGCAATTGCATTATCATGGACCGACAAACAATGAATCAAAACCGAAATAAATCGGGTGCGGTCTCGACCATTCATACGAATTGTTATAGGTGAGGCCAGACGGTTTTCCCGGACATCTGCCAAAAATGACAGAAATATAATGCGATCATTGATATGGACATGGTCAGACAAAGCTTCGCTTTGCTTGAGACGTCCCAAAAAACAGTCTGGCAAGGCATTTTCCAGCACCGTGCCCTGACTATTTACCTTTAGAATAGCATTCAATGTTTCCATTGTTCCGATTTACACCTTGTTGTTTCCAGCACTGTCAGCCCCTTTCGGGTTTGGCATTGCCGATCAAAACAATTTTTCGCTTGTTTGATGCTAATCTGACGACAACTTTTTAATGAAAAGATAATAAATAGATCATCCAGCAATGTTGCGTTATCTGTTTGCCATTATGGTTAACAACTTCACAGATAAAGCTGGAAAAATTAGAAATTTAACAGGCAAAATCCTGTTTCTGTAAATATTTCGTCAATCATAAACGGTTAGTCTTGGCTTCATCCTGCTTATTTGTAACTGCGTTATGTCGGGGCGTCATGATACGTTTTTTTATCAAGTCATTCTGTTTCCTTACCCTTATTCTGGTCGTCATATCTTTTTTAGGAACTTCCGGAAAAAATAACGGATCCCAGCCTGATCAATATATGAACACCGTTGAAGCATTGTTGGCGGTAAAAGATACAGTCAATGATCTCGGTAATTTTTGTGAACGCAATTCAGACACGTGTAAGACCGGAAAAACATTTTTCGGTTCCCTCGGCGAGCGCGCACGTGACGGCGCACGCATTGCTTATGAATACCTCGACAGAACATTCGGAAGCGACAAAGGTGAAAACAAACTGCCACCTGAAAATATCAATACCGGTTCGATTACGCCGGAAAATGACCACGAGGATCATTATAATAAAGGCGATAATAAAAAGGCCGACTATAAAAACGGGTCAATCAAATCTCTGGCACCTTCCAATGCAGACCACAAACAAGCGGTCGAGCCAGATGATAAAGAATTACACCCGTCACAGAAACCCCAATAAACTGATTGTTGTTGCCGAAGCGGTTGTTCTTAATGCTTTTACGTTTCAGCGGGAATGATAATGCCGTTAGAAAATTTACTTTTTTTCTAAAACGGAGTAAATGTCTCAGCGTGAATTCAGACATCAAAGACAAAGCAGACGAATAATAATGACCGATTCAATTGACGATATTCTGGAAAGTTTTTCTCTCCTTGACGATTGGGAAGATAGATACCGCTATGTCATTGAACTGGGAAGAGAGCTTCCACCCTATCCAGAAGAATCGCGTGATGAAGCCCATAAAGTTCCCGGCTGTGTGAGCCAGGTCTGGCTTGTTACCGAGCATGGTTCGGGACATGATCCTGTTATGACTTTTAAAGGCGATTCAGACGCTCATATTGTGCGTGGTCTGGTCTATATCCTCATCACTTACTATTCGGGAAAACGGGCATCGGAAATTCGTGATGCCGATATTGAAAAGGTCTTGAAAACATTGGGCCTTGACGAGAACTTAACACCCCAACGTTCAAATGGTTTACGTTCCATGGTCGAACGTATTCGTCTTGAAGCTGAAAATACATTAAAAAAACAATAAGTTAATCCGGCCTTTCTATTTGGAAGTATTTTCCATTCAATCCCTGATTGATTAGGCAACCGGATTCTAATCGATTAAAAAAACGGGCGCATTAATCGAATGCACCCGTATTGTTTTTCACACTGAAAACAATATTATTTCGATTTTCTTTTGCCGGGTTTACGTCCTAACCCCATTTGCTTGGCAAGAGAAGAACGAGCTTCCGCATAATTGGGGGCAACCATCGGATAATTAGGATCCAGGTCCCACTTCTCGCGATACTGTTCCGGAGTAAGCTCATAATGTGTCATCAAGTGGCGCTTGAGTGACTTAAACTTCTTGCCATCTTCCAAACAGATAATGTAGTCGGGGAAAACCGAACGCTTCGGGTTGACTGCCGGCTTCTGTTTTTCAACTTCCGCTTCGCCAGCTGTTTCGCCACCCGCTTTAACAAATGCAGCGTGAACGTCTGCGATTAAACTCGGCAATTCACCTGGCCTGATTGAGTTATTGCCGACATAAGCAGCTACAACATCAGCAACCAGTGTAACAATGAAATCGCTCTCATTCTCGCTGACGGCTTGATCATCCATCTTCTTATCCTTTTTATATTTTACTTATGTTATTTCAGCCTGCTTTTTGCAAAGTAGCAAGCAAATGTTGACTTTCATATAGCTAGGTAAGAAACCTTGTCAATTACAATTGGAAAACAATTCTATAAAATAAAGGTTCCATACTGATTTAACATTTATTTTTGCGTTTTTTGTCCAACTACCACAAGTTGTCGTGAACAAATATATTTAAATTAAGGCACTTTGTCCCATTTTTACCATTATATCGGTAAAAACCGACACATCATTTCAGTATAAATTGTATTTCTTGCACATAGATACCATATAACGAAAGTGACCCCTAATTTGCTTGACATTTAGCAGCTATTGTTTCGACTGTCAAAGCTCTTAGCCAACTTAATCTGCAATATGTTTTTGTTCAATAAGGATAAATTATGACGAAGCCTCATCATTTCAAAGTAAACAAGTCTGACGAAGAATGGCGTAAAGAACTCACGCCGACTCAATATGAAATTACTCGCAATCATGGTACCGAACGGGCTTTTTCAGGCCCGGAATTCGATACATCGAAGCCCGGAACATTTTATTGTGTCTGCTGCGGAAAACCTCTTTATCGCTCTGAAACGAAATATGAATCGGGTAGCGGTTGGCCGAGTTTCTTTCGCCCCATCAATGCCGATGCCGTCTTCTTGCAGCAAGATTACTCCCACGGCATGGAACGAACGGAAGTTTTATGTGCAGATTGTGGTTCCCATCTCGGGCATGTTTTTCCTGATGGTCCAGAACCTACAGGGTTGCGTTATTGCATGAACGGTTATTCTCTGAAATATCAGCAAGACAAAACAGAAAAGTGATCAAATCAAGAACTATATTTCAGGATCGATAATGACCGAATCAATAATTTTTCCACCCAAAACAAAAAAAATTGACCATTCAGAAGAGCATCATGGCATTACACGTCACGACTTTTATCATTGGTTGAGAGCAAAAAACTGGCAAGACGTTTTTAAGACTCCTACTTTTCTTGATAATGAAATCCGAACCCACCTTGAAGAGGAAAATGCTTATCAAACATCCCAGATGGCCGACACAGTAGGCTTACAAAAGACGCTCTTTTCGGAAATGAAGGGGCGCATCAAGGAAGATGACAGTTCTGTACCGGTAAAAGATGGCCCCTATGCTTATGGCGTTTCGTTTACGACCGGAGGTGAACAGCCGCATTATTTCAGAACATCTCGTGAAGGCGGAAAAGCGAGCGTTTATGTTGATGGTGATGCATTGGCTAAGGGAAAAGATTATTTCCGGCTCGGAGCTGTGCAACACTCTCCGGACCATAATAAGTGTGCATGGACGTATGACGACAAGGGGTCCGAATTCTATACAATAAAGTTACGCGACATGACTTCGCTTATCGATAGTACAGAAAATATTATTAATACTTCCGGAGATGTTGTTTGGGACGCAAATTCTGAAGGTTTTTTCTATACCAATGTTGATGAAAATCATCGTCCATCTAAACTCTATTACCATAAAATCGGAACGGACCAGAGCGTTGACAAGTTAATATTTGAAGAAAAAGATCCAGGCTTTTTCCTAGGCGTAGGCGGTTCCTCTCTCAACGATGTCATTTATATCGATATTCACGACCATGAAACTTCTGAGGTTTGGCTTATTCCGGCAAAAGAGCCGATGTCCACACCGAAATGCGTCAGAAAACGTCAAAAAGGCGTTGAATATAGCCTGACTGAAGGCGGCGATATTTTTTATATTCTGACCAATATAGATGGTGCAAAAGATTTCAAAATAATGTCGGCACCTTTTGACAAACCGACAGAAGAAAATTGGATCGAGGTTGTTCCTCATCAACCATCGAGACTTATTCTTGCCCATGATGCTTACAAGAATTTTCTTGTCTGGCTTGAACGCCGCGATGGTCTTCCCAGAATTGAGCTGCTTGATCGTCGTGATGGTTCAAGACATGCTATTGCTTTCGAGGAAGAAACATATTCTTTAACGCTTCACGGTGCAGCCGAATATGATAGCGAGACAATCCGTTTTACCTATTCATCTATGACCACTCCTGCCGAGCTTTATGATTATGATATGACGACGAGACAACGCGTCATGTTGAAACGGCAAGAAGTGCCCTCAGGTCACGAACCGAAAAATTATATAACACGCCGTTTAATGGCCAAGGCCGAAGACGGCGCCGAAATTCCCGTTTCACTTTTTTATCATAAAGACACGAAACTGGATGGCAGTGCTCCTTGTCTTCTTTATGGCTACGGAGCTTACGGAATTTCTATTCCCGACGGTTTCAATAGCAATGCGTTATCCTTGGTCGATCGCGGCTTTGTTTACGCAATTGCACATATCAGAGGTGGAAAAGAAAAAGGCTTTGACTGGTACGAAAAAGGGAAACATCTTTATAAACGTAATACTTTCACCGACTTCATTGCCTGCGGACGTTTTTTAGTGGCCAATCATTTCACTTCCCACGACAGACTAATTGCAGAAGGCGGGTCGGCTGGTGGCATGTTGATGGGTGCGGTTGCCAATATGGCTCCTGAAGATTATGCCGGAATCGTCGCTATTGTTCCGTTTGTCGACGTATTATCGACGATGCTTGACGCCACTCTTCCACTCACACCTCCCGAATGGCCCGAATGGGGAAATCCCCTTGCATCAAAGGAAGATTACGAGCTGATAGCTTCCTATTCTCCCTATGATAATGTTCGTGCACAAAATTATCCGGCCATTCTTGCCATGGCAGGTCTCACAGATCCGCGGGTCACTTATTGGGAACCGGCGAAGTGGGTTGCCAAATTGAGGGAATTTGCAACGGGAGACAATCCGATTTTGCTCAGAACCAATATGGATTCCGGTCACGCCGGTGCGTCAGGACGCTTTTCACGACTTGAAGAAAGTGCCTATATTTATGCGTTCATTCTTAAAGTAGCAGGAAAGATTTAAGGCGTCTGTTACCGTTTTGAAAATTACCGGATTAAAAGGCGGCTCACTTGTTTTTCATATGTCTTGAGAGCGGGAGCTGCCTTTCCACGGGACAATTTTTCCTCAATTCTTCGTTGCCCCGGCAACTTTTCCTGAATTCTTCATTATTCTTTGTGACCAATGAAAGAGGAAGTATAAAAGTGCCGGCATCTACAATCAGAACATTGATGCTTTAACCGGTTATCCATTCCGATATATTTTTAAACGCAACGAACAATGCACTTGTCTATTGCTCATGAAAATACCAAATCTTTTCATATAGCTCTTTTGAAAGGGTGCTGTGTTGAAAGGCAACTATGAAACCTGTCCGTATTTTATGGAATAGTGACCGAACGATGAAAACTTTATGCTTGATACTGTTACTCATGATCGGCTTTTCCTTGTCTCCTGCATATGCTGCCGGAATTAGGAAAGATGTTGATGAATATGCCGGCAGCCGTTGCAATACACCGGCCAAAGGAAGTGGCATTGTGGCGGGGTATTTTAGCGGCGTTACGGATAACCCGATTGTAAGCTCTGACGGTTTCGTTCCTGTCGACCGGTTCAGATGTTTCAAATCAATGGATGAGTGCCGCGGCTGGCTTTATACTATGGAGTCACTCTATGGCTCACCACCGCCAACAGCCACATTGTGTACGCGATTTTAATTATCAAAAGACTGAGAGTAATCTCTTTTTTGAAATATGAACTAACAGTTTTTGCAGTAATCTGCCTTTTTCTGACAATGTCAAAAAGCGTCTATGGAAGTGGTAGCTCCCTCGCAAAAGTGGCAGATATTACCAGTGGGTATGCGAAAGAGCGCTGTTCGA
Proteins encoded in this window:
- a CDS encoding S9 family peptidase; translation: MTESIIFPPKTKKIDHSEEHHGITRHDFYHWLRAKNWQDVFKTPTFLDNEIRTHLEEENAYQTSQMADTVGLQKTLFSEMKGRIKEDDSSVPVKDGPYAYGVSFTTGGEQPHYFRTSREGGKASVYVDGDALAKGKDYFRLGAVQHSPDHNKCAWTYDDKGSEFYTIKLRDMTSLIDSTENIINTSGDVVWDANSEGFFYTNVDENHRPSKLYYHKIGTDQSVDKLIFEEKDPGFFLGVGGSSLNDVIYIDIHDHETSEVWLIPAKEPMSTPKCVRKRQKGVEYSLTEGGDIFYILTNIDGAKDFKIMSAPFDKPTEENWIEVVPHQPSRLILAHDAYKNFLVWLERRDGLPRIELLDRRDGSRHAIAFEEETYSLTLHGAAEYDSETIRFTYSSMTTPAELYDYDMTTRQRVMLKRQEVPSGHEPKNYITRRLMAKAEDGAEIPVSLFYHKDTKLDGSAPCLLYGYGAYGISIPDGFNSNALSLVDRGFVYAIAHIRGGKEKGFDWYEKGKHLYKRNTFTDFIACGRFLVANHFTSHDRLIAEGGSAGGMLMGAVANMAPEDYAGIVAIVPFVDVLSTMLDATLPLTPPEWPEWGNPLASKEDYELIASYSPYDNVRAQNYPAILAMAGLTDPRVTYWEPAKWVAKLREFATGDNPILLRTNMDSGHAGASGRFSRLEESAYIYAFILKVAGKI
- the msrB gene encoding peptide-methionine (R)-S-oxide reductase MsrB; translation: MTKPHHFKVNKSDEEWRKELTPTQYEITRNHGTERAFSGPEFDTSKPGTFYCVCCGKPLYRSETKYESGSGWPSFFRPINADAVFLQQDYSHGMERTEVLCADCGSHLGHVFPDGPEPTGLRYCMNGYSLKYQQDKTEK